In Quercus robur chromosome 10, dhQueRobu3.1, whole genome shotgun sequence, a genomic segment contains:
- the LOC126701392 gene encoding uncharacterized protein LOC126701392 isoform X2, with translation MSRSPSFSVKTELSPKLDPASLRQWVVAFCIIRFDLEQGQLIEECYPPGCLTKDEELEIAFSSFPDSVSQHQNRSSIHDCIFFFRFRRQNDSQSVLVSSSEITEVDKELSPKSTDKRNLTRSNTRKNNKDSRHMYGYVFNRQRHDERLKRGGEQKSVVILSLSPYSSVFRPLLQIMGPLYFDIGKKALEHIAAFVSMWPAPKPGKLMDLPIGNAMLKVNLPPAHSLPSESGMLFEESAYSMAPFLPNNQSVPQGLFHDSDLFGTFRGLLLQLWVLWELLLIGEPILVIAPTPPQCCEAVASLVSLVAPLLYSVDFRPYFTIHDPEFAHLNSLQEGDTFPPIVLGVTNLFFLKALRKIPHIVSVGSPAPNSNRLAFTTRSSSGKFSARSEAFGLQQLSLKKFSPSNLLSAVKLKRDGPLCLMTEHKEAIWTTYGAIMKPDTSILNRLIDAGMSPRVEESMSVVNNEILRRHFLELTTNFLAPFGPYFRTKTPSESSSPFVDPPPLPSFNADEFLASLSARGPGKFLSKRMKSNWLDLYRDASFST, from the exons ATGAGTAGGTCTCCTTCCTTTTCAGTGAAGACAGAACTTAGTCCAAAGCTTGACCCTGCATCTTTGCGGCAATGGGTTGTGGCCTTTTGTATTATTAGATTTGATCTTGAACAGGGTCAGCTCATTGAAGAGTGTTACCCACCTGGCTGTCTTACAAAAGATGAGGAACTTGAAATCGCTTTTAGTTCGTTCCCAGATTCCGTTTCCCAGCACCAGAACCGTTCAAGTATTCATGATTGTATCTTCTTTTTCCGGTTTCGAAGGCAGAATGATTCTCAATCTGTCCTTGTCTCTTCCTCGGAGATAACTGAAGTTGATAAGGAGTTGTCTCCAAAGTCCACAGACAAAAGAAATCTGACAAGATCCAATACTCGCAAGAATAACAAAGATTCAAGACACATGTATGGTTATGTTTTTAATAGACAGAGACATGATGAGAGGCTAAAGCGAGGTGGTGAGCAGAAGTCTGTGGTAATTTTGTCTCTCAGTCCTTATTCCAGTGTGTTTAGACCTTTGTTACAAATCATGGGTCCATTGTATTTTGACATAGGAAAAAAAGCTCTTGAGCATATTGCTGCTTTTGTTTCAATGTGGCCTGCGCCTAAACCTGGTAAACTAATGGATCTCCCTATAGGGAATGCAATGCTTAAAGTGAACTTGCCACCTGCTCATAGCTTGCCGTCAGAAAGTGGAATGTTGTTTGAAGAGTCTGCTTACTCTATGGCTCCTTTTCTTCCCAATAATCAGTCAGTACCGCAGGGTCTTTTCCATGATTCAGATCTTTTTGGTACATTCCGGGGGCTTCTATTGCAGCTCTGGGTGTTGTGGGAATTATTACTGATAGGTGAGCCTATTCTTGTAATTGCACCAACACCTCCCCAGTGTTGTGAGGCTGTTGCCAGTCTTGTGAGTTTGGTTGCACCACTACTTTATAGTGTTGATTTTAGGCCTTACTTTACAATTCATGACCCTGAGTTTGCCCACTTGAACTCACTTCAAGAAGGAGACACATTTCCTCCAATTGTTTTGGGTGTGACAAACCTTTTTTTCCTTAAAGCTCTCCGTAAGATCCCCCACATTGTTTCAGTTGGAAGCCCAGCTCCCAACTCAAACCGGCTTGCCTTCACAACGAGATCTTCTAGTGGAAAATTTTCTGCTAGATCAGAAGCATTTGGTCTTCAACAGCTTTCCTTGAAGAAGTTTTCTCCTTCAAACTTGTTAAGTGCTGTGAAGTTGAAAAGAGATGGTCCTCTTTGTCTCATGACAGAACATAAGGAAGCCATCTGGACCACTTATGGTGCAATAATGAAGCCGGACACTTCTATCTTAAATAGGCTTATAGATGCTGGGATGTCACCTAGGGTTGAGGAGTCAATGTCAGTTGTTAACAACGAGATATTGCGGCGGCATTTCTTGGAGCTCACTACCAATTTTTTGGCTCCATTTGGTCCATATTTTAGGACTAAGACACCTTCAGAAAGTTCTTCTCCATTTGTTGACCCTCCCCCTCTCCCTTCATTTAATGCTGATGAATTTCTTGCAAGTTTGTCAGCAAGAGGTCCAGGGAAGTTCTTATCAAAGAGAATGAAGTCTAACTGGCTGGACTTGTACAG AGATGCTTCCTTTTCTACCTAG
- the LOC126701715 gene encoding pentatricopeptide repeat-containing protein At4g32450, mitochondrial-like isoform X1, whose amino-acid sequence MKRFRPYMSSKRATILTVNFLTALSEVCSSRHSLDSIKTLTLLKNLSTAAERSDFLNSNGYHIDNSSECHQNPSGYEKVSRSPSDWQKNSNGFDGGNSVEVQQSLNLHRNDFANKPDGQNGNVSGFYGQNYGDLQQNSHGFYQNSFGLSGESPKSTCQNNSVGQNGNFSGYYCGQHNDKVQQNLSESYANTSRSFEQSSNGSYQNNFGVYRESIQNIPIQQDRNFNGQNNGVLSQNPIGVNPQNSVGLQHNTNRSYGENQYLQNSNGSYQEGLREVRQNTNEFASHGLSESQGSQIRSYTHGQIQQNLSEHNMGIVGAYQQRESVYQQSQSAGQYLPNSNAHTKLSSDTKPEVELGEGSDCCPYSGTIEELDGFSKEGKVKEAVEVLSLLEKRCVPVELHQYLQLMQACSEAKSLQEAKYVHQHVVRSLSPLKVSTYNRIIKMYWECGSIDDAFEVFNTMPKQNLTSWDTMITWLANNGLGEDAIDLFTQFKQQGLKPDGQLFISIFSACNVLGDIDEGMLHFESMRKDYSIVPSMDHYVSVVDMLGSTGYLDEAFEFIEKMPLEPSVDVWETLMNLCRVHGHIELGDRCAEIVEQLDPSRLTEQSKAGLVPVKASDIAKEKEKKKLASQNLLEVRSRVHEYRAGDRSHPENDKIYAELRSLKEQMKESGYVPETRFVLHDIDQEAKEEALLSHSERLAVAYGLLNSPPRAPIRVIKNLRFCGDCHNALKIISKLVGRELIIRDAKRFHHFKDGLCSCRDYW is encoded by the exons ATGAAAAG GTTTAGGCCATATATGTCCTCAAAGAGAGCTACAATTCTCACAGTCAACTTTCTCACAGCACTATCTGAGGTATGTTCTTCACGCCACTCATTAGATTCAATCAAAACCCTTACCTTGCTGAAAAATCTCAGCACTGCTGCAGAAAGGTCAGATTTTCTGAATTCTAATGGATATCACATAGATAATTCATCAGAGTGTCACCAAAACCCTAGTGGATATGAAAAAGTGAGCCGAAGCCCTAGTGATTGGCAGAAGAATTCAAATGGGTTTGATGGTGGAAACTCTGTGGAGGTTCAGCAGAGCTTAAACCTCCATAGAAATGATTTTGCGAACAAACCAGATGGGCAAAATGGAAATGTTAGTGGCTTTTATGGGCAAAATTATGGTGATTTGCAGCAAAATTCACATGGGTTTTACCAGAATTCTTTTGGACTATCTGGGGAAAGCCCTAAAAGTACATGTCAAAACAATTCAGTTGGGCAAAATGGAAATTTTAGTGGGTACTATTGTGGTCAACATAACGACAAGGTTCAGCAGAACCTAAGTGAGAGTTATGCAAATACTTCAAGGAGTTTTGAGCAGAGTTCAAATGGGTCATATCAGAATAATTTTGGGGTTTATAGGGAAAGCATACAGAATATCCCAATTCAGCAAGATAGGAATTTTAATGGGCAGAATAATGGAGTGTTGTCACAGAACCCTATTGGAGTCAATCCACAGAATTCAGTGGGCTTACAGCATAATACGAACAGATCTTATGGGGAAAATCAATATCTACAGAATTCAAATGGATCTTACCAGGAGGGTCTCAGAGAAGTGAGGCAGAACACAAATGAATTTGCTTCCCATGGCCTTTCAGAATCTCAGGGAAGCCAAATTAGAAGCTATACACATGGGCAAATTCAGCAAAACCTAAGTGAACATAACATGGGCATTGTTGGAGCCTATCAGCAAagagaaagtgtgtatcagcaGAGCCAAAGTGCTGGACAATATTTGCCAAACTCAAATGCCCACACTAAATTATCAAGTGATACAAAACCTGAGGTGGAATTGGGTGAGGGATCTGATTGTTGCCCATATAGTGGTACTATTGAGGAGCTCGATGGTTTTAGCAAGGAGGGGAAAGTAAAGGAAGCTGTAGAAGTTTTGTCATTATTAGAGAAACGTTGTGTTCCAGTGGAGTTGCACCAATATCTACAGTTAATGCAGGCATGCAGTGAGGCTAAATCTCTGCAAGAAGCAAAATATGTTCATCAACACGTCGTAAGATCACTGTCTCCACTTAAGGTCAGCACCTATAACAGAATTATTAAGATGTATTGGGAATGTGGTTCTATAGATGATGCCTTTGAGGTGTTTAACACGATGCCAAAGCAAAATTTGACATCTTGGGATACCATGATAACATGGCTTGCTAATAATGGTCTTGGAGAGGATGCAATTGATCTGTTCACTCAGTTTAAACAACAAGGATTGAAACCTGATGGTCAACTTTTCATCAGTATTTTTTCTGCTTGTAATGTTTTGGGAGACATTGATGAGGGAATGTTACACTTTGAATCAATGAGGAAGGATTATAGTATTGTCCCATCCATGGATCACTATGTGAGTGTAGTAGACATGCTTGGAAGTACTGGGTACCTGGATGAAGCTTTTGAGTTCATTGAAAAGATGCCATTGGAACCTAGCGTTGATGTATGGGAAACCTTGATGAATCTTTGTAGAGTTCATGGACACATAGAGCTTGGTGATCGTTGTGCTGAGATTGTTGAGCAGCTGGACCCCTCCCGCTTGACTGAGCAATCAAAGGCTGGCCTTGTACCTGTGAAAGCTTCAGACATTGcaaaagagaaggagaagaagaaattagCAAGTCAAAATCTTCTAGAGGTAAGGAGCCGGGTTCATGAATACCGTGCAGGAGATAGATCTCATCCTGAGAATGATAAGATCTATGCGGAACTTAGGAGTTTGAAGGAACAAATGAAAGAGTCTGGTTATGTACCAGAGACTAGATTTGTGTTGCATGACATTGACCAGGAAGCCAAGGAGGAAGCTCTTCTTTCTCATAGTGAGAGACTTGCTGTTGCTTATGGTCTCCTTAACAGCCCTCCTCGTGCTCCTATTAGGGTAATCAAGAATCTCCGTTTTTGTGGTGATTGCCATAATGCACTGAAGATCATCTCAAAGCTTGTAGGCAGAGAACTGATCATACGAGATGCTAAGAGGTTCCACCATTTCAAGGATGGATTATGCTCTTGCCGGGATTATTGGTGA
- the LOC126701715 gene encoding pentatricopeptide repeat-containing protein At4g32450, mitochondrial-like isoform X2, whose product MSSKRATILTVNFLTALSEVCSSRHSLDSIKTLTLLKNLSTAAERSDFLNSNGYHIDNSSECHQNPSGYEKVSRSPSDWQKNSNGFDGGNSVEVQQSLNLHRNDFANKPDGQNGNVSGFYGQNYGDLQQNSHGFYQNSFGLSGESPKSTCQNNSVGQNGNFSGYYCGQHNDKVQQNLSESYANTSRSFEQSSNGSYQNNFGVYRESIQNIPIQQDRNFNGQNNGVLSQNPIGVNPQNSVGLQHNTNRSYGENQYLQNSNGSYQEGLREVRQNTNEFASHGLSESQGSQIRSYTHGQIQQNLSEHNMGIVGAYQQRESVYQQSQSAGQYLPNSNAHTKLSSDTKPEVELGEGSDCCPYSGTIEELDGFSKEGKVKEAVEVLSLLEKRCVPVELHQYLQLMQACSEAKSLQEAKYVHQHVVRSLSPLKVSTYNRIIKMYWECGSIDDAFEVFNTMPKQNLTSWDTMITWLANNGLGEDAIDLFTQFKQQGLKPDGQLFISIFSACNVLGDIDEGMLHFESMRKDYSIVPSMDHYVSVVDMLGSTGYLDEAFEFIEKMPLEPSVDVWETLMNLCRVHGHIELGDRCAEIVEQLDPSRLTEQSKAGLVPVKASDIAKEKEKKKLASQNLLEVRSRVHEYRAGDRSHPENDKIYAELRSLKEQMKESGYVPETRFVLHDIDQEAKEEALLSHSERLAVAYGLLNSPPRAPIRVIKNLRFCGDCHNALKIISKLVGRELIIRDAKRFHHFKDGLCSCRDYW is encoded by the coding sequence ATGTCCTCAAAGAGAGCTACAATTCTCACAGTCAACTTTCTCACAGCACTATCTGAGGTATGTTCTTCACGCCACTCATTAGATTCAATCAAAACCCTTACCTTGCTGAAAAATCTCAGCACTGCTGCAGAAAGGTCAGATTTTCTGAATTCTAATGGATATCACATAGATAATTCATCAGAGTGTCACCAAAACCCTAGTGGATATGAAAAAGTGAGCCGAAGCCCTAGTGATTGGCAGAAGAATTCAAATGGGTTTGATGGTGGAAACTCTGTGGAGGTTCAGCAGAGCTTAAACCTCCATAGAAATGATTTTGCGAACAAACCAGATGGGCAAAATGGAAATGTTAGTGGCTTTTATGGGCAAAATTATGGTGATTTGCAGCAAAATTCACATGGGTTTTACCAGAATTCTTTTGGACTATCTGGGGAAAGCCCTAAAAGTACATGTCAAAACAATTCAGTTGGGCAAAATGGAAATTTTAGTGGGTACTATTGTGGTCAACATAACGACAAGGTTCAGCAGAACCTAAGTGAGAGTTATGCAAATACTTCAAGGAGTTTTGAGCAGAGTTCAAATGGGTCATATCAGAATAATTTTGGGGTTTATAGGGAAAGCATACAGAATATCCCAATTCAGCAAGATAGGAATTTTAATGGGCAGAATAATGGAGTGTTGTCACAGAACCCTATTGGAGTCAATCCACAGAATTCAGTGGGCTTACAGCATAATACGAACAGATCTTATGGGGAAAATCAATATCTACAGAATTCAAATGGATCTTACCAGGAGGGTCTCAGAGAAGTGAGGCAGAACACAAATGAATTTGCTTCCCATGGCCTTTCAGAATCTCAGGGAAGCCAAATTAGAAGCTATACACATGGGCAAATTCAGCAAAACCTAAGTGAACATAACATGGGCATTGTTGGAGCCTATCAGCAAagagaaagtgtgtatcagcaGAGCCAAAGTGCTGGACAATATTTGCCAAACTCAAATGCCCACACTAAATTATCAAGTGATACAAAACCTGAGGTGGAATTGGGTGAGGGATCTGATTGTTGCCCATATAGTGGTACTATTGAGGAGCTCGATGGTTTTAGCAAGGAGGGGAAAGTAAAGGAAGCTGTAGAAGTTTTGTCATTATTAGAGAAACGTTGTGTTCCAGTGGAGTTGCACCAATATCTACAGTTAATGCAGGCATGCAGTGAGGCTAAATCTCTGCAAGAAGCAAAATATGTTCATCAACACGTCGTAAGATCACTGTCTCCACTTAAGGTCAGCACCTATAACAGAATTATTAAGATGTATTGGGAATGTGGTTCTATAGATGATGCCTTTGAGGTGTTTAACACGATGCCAAAGCAAAATTTGACATCTTGGGATACCATGATAACATGGCTTGCTAATAATGGTCTTGGAGAGGATGCAATTGATCTGTTCACTCAGTTTAAACAACAAGGATTGAAACCTGATGGTCAACTTTTCATCAGTATTTTTTCTGCTTGTAATGTTTTGGGAGACATTGATGAGGGAATGTTACACTTTGAATCAATGAGGAAGGATTATAGTATTGTCCCATCCATGGATCACTATGTGAGTGTAGTAGACATGCTTGGAAGTACTGGGTACCTGGATGAAGCTTTTGAGTTCATTGAAAAGATGCCATTGGAACCTAGCGTTGATGTATGGGAAACCTTGATGAATCTTTGTAGAGTTCATGGACACATAGAGCTTGGTGATCGTTGTGCTGAGATTGTTGAGCAGCTGGACCCCTCCCGCTTGACTGAGCAATCAAAGGCTGGCCTTGTACCTGTGAAAGCTTCAGACATTGcaaaagagaaggagaagaagaaattagCAAGTCAAAATCTTCTAGAGGTAAGGAGCCGGGTTCATGAATACCGTGCAGGAGATAGATCTCATCCTGAGAATGATAAGATCTATGCGGAACTTAGGAGTTTGAAGGAACAAATGAAAGAGTCTGGTTATGTACCAGAGACTAGATTTGTGTTGCATGACATTGACCAGGAAGCCAAGGAGGAAGCTCTTCTTTCTCATAGTGAGAGACTTGCTGTTGCTTATGGTCTCCTTAACAGCCCTCCTCGTGCTCCTATTAGGGTAATCAAGAATCTCCGTTTTTGTGGTGATTGCCATAATGCACTGAAGATCATCTCAAAGCTTGTAGGCAGAGAACTGATCATACGAGATGCTAAGAGGTTCCACCATTTCAAGGATGGATTATGCTCTTGCCGGGATTATTGGTGA